In a genomic window of Helianthus annuus cultivar XRQ/B chromosome 10, HanXRQr2.0-SUNRISE, whole genome shotgun sequence:
- the LOC110881429 gene encoding uncharacterized protein LOC110881429, translating to MFSREAGLYMWRSIPFDKIGWDNVEQHYKDALMNHLRENFNFDEVERDIEAKNLTGGIRVVLMKRYSDRKHDAKKLFKSKGGYNDLESARAFHPPDMPYDNWLRTIEGFREEKYIKRSKANTLVREKQQFPYRGGTSSYGSTAYKNDMDWVTTYAKTHTDNQGNWVDPVAEQNYLSISFNLFQTPSFFNQLNNYLASQGKGKGKSKDYNSDNLFDNESDDEPNYNDE from the exons ATGTTTTCACGGGAGGCCGGCCTGTATATGTGGCGGTCCATCCCGTTCGATAAAATTGGATGGGATAACGTTGAACAACATTACAAGGATGCCCTCATGAACCACTTACGG gaaaatttcaattttgatgAAGTGGAACGTGATATAGAGGCCAAAAACTTGACGGGTGGCATTAGGGTTGTGCTTATGAAGCGGTACTCTGACCGCAAGCACGATGCTAAAAAATTATTTAAGAGCAAGGGAGGTTACAATGATCTTGAGAGTGCAAGGGCATTCCATCCCCCGGATATGCCCTATGATAACTGGTTGAGAACCATCGAAGGTTTCCGGgaagaaaaatatattaaaagaagcAAGGCCAACACACTAGTACGCGAGAAACAACAATTCCCATACCGTGGGGGGACATCTTCGTACGGTAGCACCGCctataaaaat GATATGGATTGGGTAACTACGTATGCTAAAACCCACACGGACAATCAAGGGAATTGGGTTGATCCGGTTGCTGAACAAAATTACCTAAGTATttcttttaa CTTGTTCCAAACCCCGTCATTTTTTAACCAACTTAACAACTATCTTGCTtcacaaggaaaaggaaaaggaaagtcaAAAGACTACAATTCTGACAACTTATTCGATAATGAATCCGACGATGAACCCAACTATAACGATGAGTGA